One window from the genome of Nicotiana tomentosiformis chromosome 5, ASM39032v3, whole genome shotgun sequence encodes:
- the LOC138892444 gene encoding uncharacterized protein produces MLELTFHQKLYREKLDKLFEKFLDMLKQVHVNLPFTEVLSQMPAYAKFLKEILTKKRKIEETSVAKLTEHCSAILQNKLSQKSGDPRSFTIPCSLGTINFDTSLCDYGASINLMPLSIYRKLEKEIGEIKSARISLQVADQTTIILEGIIEDVLVRVDKFV; encoded by the coding sequence ATGCTTGAGCTAACTTTCcatcaaaagctatatagagaaaagctggacaagctgTTTGAGAAATTTTTGGATATGCtaaaacaggttcatgtaaacttaccattcacggaagtgctctcacaaatgcctgcttatgccaaattcttgaaagagatccttacgaagaagaggaaaatagaggagacTTCAGTGGCCAAGCTTACAGAGCATTGTAGTgctatattgcaaaacaaactctcaCAAAAGAGTGGAGATCcaaggagttttactataccttgctctttaggaactattaattttgatacATCTTTATGTGATTATGGTgcttcaattaatttaatgcctctatctatttacaggaaactggagaaggagattggagagataaagTCTGCACGTATATCTTTGCAGgtggcagaccaaacaactataatactcGAGGGGATaattgaagatgtgttagttcgggtcgaTAAGTTcgtatag